From Solanum lycopersicum chromosome 8, SLM_r2.1, the proteins below share one genomic window:
- the LOC101264452 gene encoding osmotin-like protein OSML13, translated as MARIWGRTKCNFDGAGRGSCETGDCGGVLQCTGWGKPPNTLTEYALNQFNNLDFWDISLVDGFNIPMTFATTNSSGGKCHSIQCTANINGECPSQLKVTGGCNNPCTTFGGQQYCCTQGPCSPTEWSKFFKQRCPDAYSYPQDDATSTFACPSDSTNYKVVFCP; from the coding sequence ATGGCACGTATATGGGGTCGTACTAAATGCAACTTTGACGGTGCTGGTAGAGGTTCTTGTGAGACTGGTGATTGTGGTGGAGTCTTGCAGTGTACCGGGTGGGGTAAACCGCCAAACACCTTGACCGAATACGCCTTGAACCAGTTTAACAACCTAGATTTCTGGGACATTTCTTTAGTCGATGGATTTAATATACCGATGACTTTCGCCACAACCAATTCCAGTGGAGGAAAATGCCACTCAATTCAATGCACCGCCAATATAAACGGTGAATGCCCTAGTCAACTTAAAGTAACCGGAGGATGTAACAATCCTTGTACCACGTTTGGAGGACAACAATATTGTTGCACCCAAGGTCCATGTAGTCCTACTGAGTGGTCGAAATTTTTCAAACAGAGATGCCCTGATGCCTATAGCTACCCACAAGATGATGCTACTAGCACATTTGCTTGCCCTAGTGATAGTACAAATTATAAGGTTGTTTTTTGCCCATAA
- the PR-5 gene encoding osmotin-like protein PR-5x precursor: MYTNMGYLTSSFIFFFLALVTYTYAATIEVRNNCPYTVWAASTPIGGGRRLDRGQTWVINAPRGTKMARIWGRTNCNFNGAGRGSCQTGDCGGVLHCTGWGKPPNTLAEYALDQFSNLDFWDISLVDGFNIPMTFAPTNPSGGKCHAIHCTANINGECPSPLRVPGGCNNPCTTFGGQQYCCTQGPCGPTKFSRFFKQRCPNAYSYPQDDPTSLFTCPSGSTNYRVVFCP; this comes from the coding sequence atgtacACAAACATGGGCTACTTGAcatcttcttttattttcttcttccttgCTTTAGTGACTTACACTTATGCTGCCACTATCGAGGTACGCAACAATTGTCCCTACACCGTTTGGGCAGCATCGACCCCGATAGGCGGTGGTCGACGTCTCGATCGAGGCCAAACATGGGTCATCAATGCGCCGAGGGGCACTAAGATGGCACGTATATGGGGTCGTACTAATTGCAATTTTAATGGTGCTGGTAGAGGTTCATGCCAAACTGGTGATTGTGGTGGGGTCCTACACTGTACCGGGTGGGGCAAACCCCCAAACACCCTAGCTGAATATGCTTTGGACCAATTCAGCAACCTAGATTTCTGGGACATTTCTTTGGTTGACGGATTTAATATACCGATGACTTTCGCCCCAACCAATCCTAGTGGAGGAAAATGCCATGCAATTCATTGCACGGCTAATATAAACGGTGAATGCCCTAGTCCACTTAGGGTACCCGGAGGATGTAACAACCCTTGTACCACGTTCGGAGGACAACAATATTGTTGTACTCAAGGCCCATGTGGTCCTACAAAATTTTCGAGATTTTTCAAACAAAGGTGCCCTAATGCGTATAGCTACCCTCAAGATGATCCTACTAGCTTATTCACTTGCCCTAGTGGTAGTACAAATTATAGGGTTGTTTTTTGCCCATAA